A section of the Acidobacteriota bacterium genome encodes:
- the eno gene encoding phosphopyruvate hydratase translates to MSVIKKIIAREILDSRGYPTIEVDVITENGFIGRAAVPSGASTGKMEALELRDDDEKRFLGKGVLKAVANVNDVISPALSGMDVFDQSFIDRTLLGMDGTENKSRLGANAILGVSLAVAKAAAATFGVPLYRQIGGTDAKELPIPLMNILNGGVHADNNIDIQEFMIVPAGANSFRQALRMGAEVFQMLKKVLKERGLITSVGDEGGFAPNLKNNEEALQMIVMAIEKSGYRPGEQLFLAMDAAASSFYRNGYYNLKAEVKSAKSAEELVDYYEYLVKRYPVVSLEDGMAENDWNGWKILTQRLGKIIQLVGDDIFVTNQKILRKGIEEGIANSILIKLNQVGTLTETLDTMRLAREAGFTTIVSHRSGETEDTTIADLAVAMDAGQIKTGAPSRTDRTAKYNQLLRIEEDLGKDAIYPGLRIFKKG, encoded by the coding sequence ATGAGCGTCATCAAAAAGATCATTGCACGTGAGATCCTCGACTCGCGCGGCTATCCGACGATCGAGGTGGATGTCATCACTGAGAATGGCTTTATCGGGAGGGCTGCTGTTCCCTCTGGCGCCTCCACGGGTAAAATGGAAGCGCTGGAACTGCGCGATGACGATGAAAAAAGATTCCTAGGGAAAGGTGTCCTGAAGGCAGTGGCTAACGTGAATGATGTAATTTCACCTGCTCTCTCGGGTATGGATGTATTCGATCAGTCCTTCATTGACAGAACTCTCTTAGGGATGGATGGTACGGAGAACAAATCCAGGCTGGGAGCCAATGCTATTCTTGGAGTCTCCTTGGCCGTTGCAAAGGCCGCTGCCGCGACGTTTGGTGTTCCTCTGTACAGGCAGATCGGTGGAACCGATGCGAAGGAGCTTCCCATCCCACTGATGAATATCCTGAACGGGGGTGTTCATGCTGACAACAACATTGATATCCAGGAGTTCATGATAGTTCCGGCAGGAGCCAATAGTTTCCGCCAGGCGCTTCGGATGGGTGCCGAAGTATTTCAAATGTTGAAGAAGGTCCTGAAGGAGAGAGGGCTCATCACATCCGTTGGCGATGAGGGAGGGTTCGCGCCAAATCTCAAGAATAATGAAGAAGCCCTTCAGATGATCGTAATGGCTATCGAGAAATCTGGCTACAGACCCGGAGAGCAGCTCTTTCTCGCCATGGATGCAGCGGCCTCGAGTTTTTATAGAAACGGCTATTACAATCTGAAGGCCGAAGTGAAGTCGGCCAAGTCGGCAGAGGAATTGGTGGATTACTATGAGTATCTTGTGAAGAGATATCCCGTTGTATCGCTGGAAGATGGAATGGCAGAAAACGACTGGAACGGGTGGAAGATTCTTACGCAAAGGCTCGGGAAAATAATCCAGCTCGTTGGCGACGACATCTTTGTGACCAATCAGAAGATCCTCAGGAAGGGGATAGAGGAAGGTATCGCAAACTCCATTCTCATCAAGCTGAACCAGGTGGGAACACTGACCGAGACTCTTGATACAATGAGACTGGCCCGGGAAGCGGGATTCACTACGATAGTCTCTCACCGATCTGGCGAGACGGAGGACACGACAATTGCGGACCTGGCTGTCGCGATGGATGCCGGCCAGATCAAGACGGGAGCACCGTCACGAACGGATCGTACGGCGAAGTACAATCAGCTTCTCAGGATAGAGGAGGATCTCGGCAAAGATGCCATATATCCTGGCTTAAGGATCTTTAAGAAAGGATGA
- a CDS encoding phosphoglucomutase/phosphomannomutase family protein, which translates to MVKFGTSGWRGIIADDFTFRNVNAVSRAIARYLKDSKKETIRVAVACDTRFLSEKFAETAASALNEEGVHPLILSGFTPTPVISFSIVQNQLAGGLNVTASHNPPEWNGIKFTTERGMPATTEITSHIEKIVEDILSSEEIPEMPMAVLDVETLDPMDAYIPHLETLIDFKAISRSGMCVAIDPFYGTGIRYIHEILKRSDIRYEMIHDRRDVNFGGSAPDPSDKNLWELKKLVVDKKMTLGLALDGDADRFGIIDADGRFVNPNLILGLLTDYLIESRGWNSGVGQTVATGHLMKEAARKNGIPIYVTPVGFKYLGDLISAKKVFIVGEESAGMSIQGHVPEKDGILAVLLVLEMVAKRDKSLIAQRDDLFRKVGSYFNERVNIPVTRDIIERLYDRLKIIPESVAGKKVRELDEMDGVKILLEDDSWILFRKSGTEPIVRLYVEAHSERQLSNLVAEAKRLILED; encoded by the coding sequence ATGGTAAAGTTTGGCACATCAGGCTGGCGAGGAATCATAGCCGATGATTTTACATTCAGAAATGTTAACGCTGTCTCAAGAGCCATCGCAAGATACCTGAAAGACAGCAAGAAGGAAACCATACGAGTTGCCGTTGCTTGCGATACCAGATTCCTCTCAGAAAAATTTGCAGAAACAGCAGCGTCAGCCCTGAATGAGGAGGGAGTCCATCCCCTCATTCTTTCAGGATTCACACCTACCCCAGTCATCTCCTTTAGCATCGTTCAAAATCAGCTTGCAGGAGGGCTCAACGTCACGGCGAGCCATAATCCTCCCGAGTGGAACGGGATCAAATTTACAACGGAAAGAGGGATGCCGGCTACAACAGAAATCACGAGCCATATAGAGAAGATTGTAGAAGATATTCTTTCCTCTGAAGAGATTCCGGAGATGCCAATGGCGGTTCTGGATGTTGAAACCCTGGATCCGATGGATGCTTACATCCCGCACTTAGAAACCCTGATCGATTTTAAAGCCATATCGCGATCCGGAATGTGCGTTGCCATCGATCCTTTCTATGGAACGGGGATCAGGTACATCCATGAGATCCTGAAAAGGAGTGATATCCGGTACGAGATGATTCACGATCGCAGAGATGTGAACTTTGGCGGATCTGCTCCCGATCCTTCCGACAAGAATCTGTGGGAATTGAAAAAGCTCGTCGTGGATAAGAAAATGACGCTAGGCCTTGCTCTCGATGGCGATGCGGATAGATTCGGCATCATCGATGCTGATGGCCGATTTGTGAATCCCAACCTAATTCTCGGGCTGCTCACAGATTACCTTATTGAGAGCAGGGGATGGAACAGCGGCGTTGGACAGACGGTAGCCACAGGACATCTGATGAAGGAGGCGGCGAGGAAGAATGGTATCCCGATCTATGTTACTCCTGTCGGTTTCAAATATCTGGGAGATCTAATCTCTGCAAAGAAAGTGTTCATCGTCGGCGAGGAGAGCGCTGGGATGAGCATACAGGGGCATGTCCCGGAGAAAGATGGAATACTGGCGGTGCTCCTCGTGCTGGAGATGGTGGCAAAGAGAGACAAGAGTCTGATCGCTCAGCGGGACGATCTCTTCAGAAAAGTTGGTTCCTACTTCAATGAGAGAGTGAATATCCCGGTAACGCGGGATATCATCGAGAGGCTCTATGATAGATTGAAGATCATTCCTGAAAGTGTCGCGGGAAAGAAAGTTAGGGAACTGGATGAAATGGATGGCGTAAAGATTCTCCTGGAAGATGATTCCTGGATACTCTTCCGGAAATCGGGAACTGAGCCCATCGTCCGGCTGTATGTGGAGGCGCATTCCGAACGCCAACTCTCAAACCTTGTGGCGGAAGCTAAGAGATTAATCCTGGAGGATTAG
- a CDS encoding septum formation initiator family protein → MKPIKLKIAFPTSNETLPVSGREKARKKRKKLTTRILAVLSVLFVLTLLVKAVFGDRGFLSVLRIQSEFASLCEEVGQLEEQNARLVKEIDRLRNDDYCKEKLARERLGFLKDGEVVFLFPEFEKEKNSFPGSERRNEPSP, encoded by the coding sequence ATGAAACCTATAAAACTGAAAATTGCTTTTCCAACCAGCAATGAGACTTTGCCCGTCTCGGGGAGAGAAAAGGCTCGGAAGAAGAGGAAGAAACTCACCACGAGGATCCTGGCCGTGCTTAGCGTCCTCTTCGTCCTGACGCTGCTCGTCAAGGCTGTCTTCGGGGACAGGGGGTTCCTGAGCGTTCTCAGGATCCAATCGGAATTCGCCTCGCTCTGCGAGGAGGTCGGGCAATTGGAAGAGCAGAATGCCAGGCTAGTTAAAGAGATAGACAGGCTGAGGAACGACGATTATTGCAAGGAGAAGCTTGCGCGCGAAAGGCTTGGATTCCTGAAAGATGGAGAGGTCGTCTTTCTATTCCCAGAATTCGAGAAGGAGAAAAACTCTTTCCCGGGTTCGGAGAGGAGAAATGAGCCTTCTCCCTGA